The following are from one region of the Coraliomargarita parva genome:
- a CDS encoding sirohydrochlorin chelatase, translating to MSYASEIYLVDNGSLRPEAVRGLRSLAARLSFRLGLKVRAVSLLHAHKIDPSDLDGVPAPIVKTALRESLAGGVRRIFFLPLFLGPSRAITEYLPQLIDEARADNSGFVGRIALPLAGDDPEQPDPRLARMLADYVRASVSESNFQSIVLVDHGSPVEAVATVRNSVAAQMGALLGRPVLASSMERREGPEYAFNEPLLERMYEVDPSAGGSLLAALFFLLPGRHAGPEGDIARMLGGLVARGAYTQAEITPLLSEHPLLLEILEDRLKSVLQAEA from the coding sequence ATGTCGTACGCTTCGGAAATCTATCTGGTAGACAACGGTTCGCTCCGACCGGAGGCAGTTCGCGGGCTCCGGAGCTTGGCTGCGCGCCTGTCTTTCCGGCTTGGTTTGAAGGTGCGGGCGGTCAGCTTGCTCCATGCGCACAAGATTGACCCGTCGGATTTGGACGGAGTGCCTGCGCCGATCGTGAAGACCGCCCTGCGAGAGTCGCTGGCCGGCGGGGTTCGGCGGATATTTTTCTTGCCACTTTTTCTCGGGCCGAGTCGGGCGATTACCGAATACCTGCCTCAGTTGATCGATGAGGCGCGTGCGGATAATTCCGGATTCGTGGGCCGGATCGCGTTACCGCTGGCTGGGGATGATCCGGAGCAACCGGATCCGCGGCTGGCACGCATGCTGGCGGATTACGTGCGGGCTTCGGTCAGCGAAAGCAATTTCCAGTCGATTGTGTTGGTGGACCATGGTTCGCCGGTTGAGGCGGTCGCCACGGTGCGCAATTCAGTTGCGGCCCAAATGGGGGCGCTGTTGGGGCGGCCGGTACTGGCATCCTCGATGGAGCGGCGTGAAGGGCCGGAATATGCGTTCAACGAGCCCCTGTTGGAGCGAATGTACGAAGTGGATCCCTCGGCCGGCGGAAGCTTGTTGGCGGCCCTGTTTTTTCTCCTGCCCGGCCGGCACGCAGGCCCGGAGGGCGATATCGCGCGGATGCTGGGCGGACTGGTGGCGCGGGGTGCCTATACGCAGGCAGAGATAACACCTTTGCTTTCGGAGCACCCGCTCCTGCTGGAAATCCTGGAGGACCGTCTGAAATCAGTCCTTCAGGCGGAGGCTTGA
- a CDS encoding response regulator, producing the protein MKTVAIIEDQTAVREMLSQAILDESRFEVILESGDGLVGCNRCLELKPDFIILDVMLPNLNGTELLRRFSKELPDTRVLIFSGYQTPGLVRELLQAGAHGFVEKSAPLTELRKGIEIVSSGGSYFGPEVALLLRDAMADPKSSDSGINILTKREREILQLIAESNSTRQIADKLNISVKTAENHRTNLMRKLDLHDVASLTRYAINNGLIVIGN; encoded by the coding sequence ATGAAAACAGTAGCGATCATTGAAGACCAGACCGCCGTCCGGGAAATGCTCAGTCAAGCCATCCTGGATGAAAGCCGTTTTGAAGTTATCCTAGAGAGCGGCGACGGCCTAGTCGGTTGCAACCGCTGCCTGGAACTGAAGCCCGACTTCATCATCCTCGACGTCATGCTCCCCAACCTGAACGGGACCGAGCTGCTGCGCCGTTTCTCCAAAGAATTGCCCGACACTCGGGTGCTTATTTTCTCCGGTTACCAAACACCGGGCCTCGTCCGCGAACTGCTGCAGGCCGGTGCCCACGGCTTCGTGGAAAAATCCGCGCCTCTGACCGAGTTGCGAAAAGGGATCGAAATCGTCTCTAGCGGCGGCAGCTACTTCGGCCCCGAGGTCGCCCTGCTCCTTCGCGATGCCATGGCCGATCCCAAGTCCAGCGATTCGGGAATCAACATTCTGACCAAACGCGAACGTGAGATTCTTCAACTAATCGCCGAAAGCAACAGCACCCGTCAAATCGCGGACAAGCTCAATATCAGCGTGAAAACGGCGGAAAACCACCGCACCAACCTCATGCGCAAGCTGGACCTTCACGATGTGGCCAGCCTCACCCGCTACGCCATCAACAACGGACTGATCGTCATCGGGAACTAA
- a CDS encoding YifB family Mg chelatase-like AAA ATPase, producing the protein MLGITHSAALLGVDAYPVQVEVNTGEAGELKFILVGLPDTAVKESQDRVFSAICNSGYRMPGTRTTINLAPGDLRKEGPAYDLPIAVGILASMKQCADETLGSYLIAGELSLSGRTRPVKGALAMALLARNSGKQGIIVPAESADEAALVDGIDVYPVRSLDETVRFLNGERKIPPIASSESRFYQPPPDDERPDFADVKGQLAVRRAVEIAVSGGHNLLMIGSPGSGKSMIAKRIPGIMPEPDLDEFLEILSIQSAAGSTLNSRNRYFQRPFRAPHHTISDVGLLGGGSIPGPGEISLAHNGVLFMDELPEFKRSALEVLRQPLEDGQVTISRSAGKVTLPCSVMLVCAMNPCPCGYAGDASRECRCTVPQIQRYRSRISGPLLDRIDLHVEAPALRIEELRSVQPGEASADIRERCQAARARQLTRFQNGVSPAARCNARMGHADIRRHCVIDKDQGDLLQRAMEQLGLSARAYDRILKVARTIADLADSAEIATAHLLEAIQYRSLDRNLFY; encoded by the coding sequence ATGCTAGGCATCACACATTCAGCCGCCCTATTGGGGGTGGATGCGTATCCTGTTCAAGTCGAGGTGAATACAGGAGAAGCAGGGGAACTCAAATTTATTTTGGTCGGCCTTCCCGACACCGCGGTGAAGGAATCCCAAGACCGTGTTTTCTCAGCCATTTGCAACAGCGGGTACCGCATGCCCGGCACCCGAACCACCATCAACCTGGCCCCCGGCGACCTGCGCAAGGAAGGCCCGGCCTATGATCTCCCGATCGCAGTGGGGATCCTCGCCTCCATGAAACAGTGCGCCGACGAAACGCTCGGTAGCTATCTCATCGCGGGGGAACTCAGCCTTTCCGGCCGGACACGCCCGGTCAAAGGTGCCCTGGCCATGGCCCTCCTCGCCCGCAATTCTGGCAAACAAGGCATCATTGTCCCCGCAGAATCCGCCGATGAAGCCGCACTGGTTGACGGGATCGACGTTTACCCCGTCCGGAGCCTGGACGAGACCGTCCGCTTCCTGAACGGCGAGCGTAAAATCCCCCCCATCGCCTCGTCGGAAAGCCGGTTTTACCAACCGCCCCCTGACGACGAACGCCCCGACTTCGCCGACGTAAAGGGACAACTCGCCGTCCGCCGGGCCGTCGAGATTGCCGTCAGCGGCGGGCACAATCTCCTCATGATCGGCTCGCCTGGCTCCGGAAAATCAATGATTGCCAAACGCATCCCCGGCATCATGCCGGAGCCGGACCTCGACGAATTCCTCGAAATACTCAGCATCCAATCCGCGGCCGGAAGCACACTGAACAGCCGCAACCGCTATTTTCAGCGGCCATTCCGGGCGCCACACCATACCATCAGCGATGTCGGCTTGCTGGGAGGTGGCAGCATTCCCGGCCCCGGTGAAATATCCCTGGCCCACAATGGCGTGCTCTTTATGGATGAACTGCCCGAGTTTAAGCGCTCCGCACTCGAAGTCCTGCGCCAACCGCTGGAAGACGGGCAGGTGACAATCTCACGCAGTGCAGGTAAAGTCACCCTGCCCTGCTCGGTCATGCTGGTCTGTGCCATGAACCCCTGCCCCTGCGGCTACGCCGGCGATGCCTCGCGCGAATGTCGCTGCACCGTGCCCCAGATACAGCGCTACCGCTCCCGGATCAGCGGCCCCTTACTGGACCGAATCGACTTGCATGTGGAAGCACCCGCGCTGCGCATCGAGGAATTGCGCAGCGTCCAACCAGGCGAAGCCTCTGCCGACATCCGCGAGCGCTGTCAGGCCGCGCGGGCCCGCCAGCTGACACGATTCCAAAACGGCGTCTCCCCCGCCGCCCGCTGCAACGCCCGGATGGGACATGCCGACATACGCCGCCATTGCGTGATCGACAAGGACCAGGGCGACCTCCTCCAGCGGGCCATGGAACAGCTCGGGCTTTCGGCGCGGGCCTACGACCGTATCCTCAAAGTCGCCCGGACCATCGCGGATCTGGCCGACTCGGCCGAAATCGCCACCGCCCACTTGCTCGAAGCTATACAATACCGTAGTTTGGATAGGAATCTGTTTTACTAA
- the coaE gene encoding dephospho-CoA kinase (Dephospho-CoA kinase (CoaE) performs the final step in coenzyme A biosynthesis.), translating into MKVGLTGGIGCGKSTVVQLFEREGFRTIESDAVVRELLNSDPVVLAALEFRWGSDVLLKDGGADRKAVAERVFRDTAELKWLEELLHPLVRESWLGAVEAEPGAEWLVEIPLLFEKRLETLFDLTVCVASPDSLVETRMRARGYSSDEIERRRRQQMPLDQKISRADYVLSNAGSLEFLKQQTVCLVQTLRGG; encoded by the coding sequence ATGAAAGTCGGGCTGACCGGCGGGATTGGCTGCGGTAAGTCGACAGTTGTTCAACTCTTTGAAAGAGAAGGGTTTCGAACGATTGAGTCGGATGCCGTTGTGCGCGAACTGCTCAACTCGGATCCCGTGGTTCTGGCTGCGTTGGAGTTCCGTTGGGGGAGCGATGTGCTGCTGAAGGACGGCGGGGCTGATCGCAAGGCGGTGGCGGAGCGGGTTTTTCGTGATACTGCCGAGCTGAAATGGCTGGAGGAACTGCTGCACCCGCTTGTGCGCGAGTCCTGGCTCGGGGCTGTCGAGGCGGAGCCGGGTGCGGAGTGGCTTGTTGAGATTCCGCTGCTGTTTGAAAAAAGGCTTGAAACGTTGTTTGATTTGACTGTCTGTGTAGCCAGTCCTGATTCACTGGTGGAGACCCGCATGCGGGCCCGTGGCTACTCAAGCGATGAAATTGAGCGGCGCCGTCGCCAGCAAATGCCACTGGATCAGAAAATAAGCCGTGCGGATTATGTCCTGTCGAATGCCGGAAGTCTTGAATTCCTGAAACAACAAACCGTCTGTCTCGTTCAAACCCTACGGGGGGGCTGA
- the rho gene encoding transcription termination factor Rho: MSSEEENMDGLPGEGAPVELSEGASRPVKKKAAKKRAAKKKAAKKKAAKKVAKKSEDELELDLPMEGRMSFSPDDDDESPVVESRAKPSAPAPAREKPAAAAPKQEDVPQPRTDSAPRQDGNQGQKSYGPGGSGGHGNHNNPNNRNKHFNKNKKNKNKNKQQRWQNKKRRSREEEAAIELGELPEFELLEDFEAIRGLAEGISGGGDPLDFDHVYNLPLPELRELVQTLSLETPHAPNRDQLINAVVRQAFEAKAPIMTTGVLDLLEDDEGGILVYQRDSYRIKALSVYVPQTLIEHYGLQRGHIVRAQIHAHRENESCPFVVRIDSVMGRDPETLSEIVPFTERVPYYPTSRILMETDSDSKWDNLSMRVVDCLTPVGFGQRGLIVAPPRTGKTVLMQGMANSIQKNYPDAHLIILLIDERPEEVTDFRRQVRGEVISSTFDESAESHVHAAEMVIEKARRMVEVGEDVVILLDSVTRLARAYNTMMPNSGKILSGGVEANALQKPKRFFGSARNIEDGGSLTIIATALVETGSKMDEVIFEEFKGTGNMELHLDRGLSDKRIFPALSMDRSGTRKEELLYHPDEMQKIYSLRRAMKGLPSTDAMEMLIQRIKKTKTNAEFLMSVAR, translated from the coding sequence ATGAGTTCTGAAGAAGAAAATATGGATGGCCTTCCGGGTGAAGGCGCCCCAGTAGAGCTTTCGGAGGGTGCTTCGCGCCCCGTAAAGAAAAAGGCTGCGAAGAAACGTGCCGCGAAAAAGAAGGCTGCGAAAAAGAAGGCTGCCAAGAAGGTTGCGAAGAAGTCCGAAGACGAGTTGGAGCTGGACCTGCCGATGGAAGGGCGCATGTCTTTCTCGCCGGACGACGATGATGAAAGCCCAGTCGTGGAGTCGCGGGCAAAGCCATCTGCCCCTGCCCCGGCGCGTGAGAAGCCGGCCGCTGCCGCGCCGAAGCAGGAGGACGTGCCTCAACCGCGCACGGATTCTGCCCCGAGGCAGGACGGCAACCAGGGACAAAAGTCCTATGGACCGGGTGGTTCAGGTGGGCATGGGAACCACAATAATCCGAACAACCGGAACAAGCACTTCAACAAGAACAAGAAGAACAAAAACAAGAATAAGCAGCAGCGCTGGCAGAATAAGAAGAGGCGTTCGCGCGAAGAGGAGGCAGCGATCGAGCTGGGGGAGCTGCCTGAGTTTGAGTTGCTGGAGGACTTTGAGGCGATTCGCGGGCTGGCCGAGGGTATTTCCGGAGGCGGCGATCCGCTGGACTTTGACCATGTGTACAACCTGCCTTTACCGGAACTGCGCGAACTGGTGCAGACACTTTCCCTCGAGACGCCGCATGCACCGAACCGCGACCAGCTGATCAATGCGGTTGTTCGGCAGGCCTTTGAGGCCAAGGCCCCGATTATGACTACCGGCGTGCTCGACCTGCTGGAAGACGACGAGGGCGGCATTTTGGTCTATCAGCGGGACAGCTACCGCATCAAGGCCCTGTCTGTCTATGTGCCGCAAACGCTGATCGAACACTATGGCCTGCAGCGCGGGCACATCGTGCGAGCCCAGATTCATGCCCACCGTGAAAATGAGAGCTGCCCCTTTGTCGTTCGGATTGACTCTGTCATGGGGCGTGACCCCGAGACGCTGAGCGAAATCGTACCTTTCACCGAGCGTGTGCCGTACTATCCGACCTCCCGTATCCTGATGGAGACGGATTCGGACTCCAAGTGGGATAACCTCTCGATGCGGGTGGTTGACTGCCTGACTCCGGTCGGCTTTGGCCAGCGGGGGCTGATTGTGGCTCCGCCGCGTACCGGTAAGACCGTGCTCATGCAGGGAATGGCCAATTCCATCCAAAAGAACTATCCCGATGCCCATCTGATCATCCTTTTGATCGACGAGCGACCGGAAGAAGTGACGGATTTTCGTCGTCAGGTGCGTGGGGAAGTCATCAGTTCGACCTTCGACGAGTCTGCCGAGAGCCACGTGCATGCCGCTGAAATGGTCATTGAAAAGGCCCGGCGAATGGTGGAAGTCGGAGAGGATGTGGTCATCCTGCTCGATTCGGTCACCCGTCTGGCCCGCGCCTATAACACGATGATGCCGAATAGCGGCAAGATCCTGTCCGGTGGTGTGGAGGCCAATGCCCTGCAAAAACCCAAGCGTTTCTTCGGATCCGCCCGAAATATCGAGGATGGCGGCAGCCTGACCATTATCGCCACGGCGCTGGTGGAAACCGGCAGCAAGATGGATGAAGTGATCTTCGAGGAGTTCAAGGGGACCGGCAATATGGAACTGCATCTGGACCGTGGACTCTCCGATAAGCGGATTTTCCCGGCCTTGAGCATGGACCGGAGCGGTACCCGGAAGGAGGAACTGCTCTATCATCCCGATGAAATGCAGAAAATTTATTCATTGCGCCGCGCTATGAAAGGCCTACCGTCCACTGATGCCATGGAAATGCTCATTCAGCGTATCAAGAAAACCAAGACAAACGCGGAGTTCTTGATGAGTGTGGCGCGTTAG